The segment AACGCTGCGCGTTGCCATGAGCAAGCCGATAAGGCGGCTGGGCTACATCGGCGGCAAGTTCCTTGCCCACACGGTGGTTGTGCTGATGGCGCTCCTTCTGACGACCCTCGTTGGAATAGTCGGCTTGGCATGGCTGGGTGCTCCAATGGGAAGTCAGCTCGTCACCGATTCCCTTCTGCTCAACGGCCTGCTGCTTCTGGCTATGGTACAGCTGATAGCGCTCGGCTACATAATCTCCACCACCGTGAAGTCTTCCAGCACCGCCCTCGGCGTGGCCCTGGTGATCATGTTCGTGGTCTTCATGATAATGCCCGCAATAGTTCAGTTCATGGCCGCCAAGGATACCATAATAAGCGACCACCCAGACTGGGAGGCGTATCAGGAGAAAAGCAAGGAGTACAAGACCAGATACCTCTTCTACGTCCCAACGACCCAGATAGACGTCATAGTGAGCGATGCCACAAAGGTTACGGGGGACATAGAGAACCCGCAGATAGAATACGTGGGGATTGGAGGGGCCATAGGGAAGAACCTGGTTAACTTGGGCATACTCCTCGGACTCACCCTCGTCTACCTCGCCCTGGCTTTCTACCGCTTCCTCCGCATGGATCTGAGGTGATGGCGATGATAAGGATTGAGAATCTCGTCAAGGTTTATAAGGACGTTCGCGCCCTCGATGGGCTTAACCTTGAGGTGAAGCCGGGTCAGGTGTACGGTTTCCTGGGCCCCAACGGTGCCGGGAAGAGTACGACAATCCTCAGCACTCTCGGCCTCATCTTCCCCCAGGAGGGGAGGATTCAGCTCTTCGACCATGAGGTTTTCGCCGATGGGAGGTTTGACGAGAACCAGCTCGTTGAGGCCAAGAAACGCGTAGGCTACATGCCGGAGCATGCCACGCTCTGGGATTTTCTGACTCCCGAGCAGACGCTGGACATCATCGCTGACGCTTTCAAAATACCAAAAACCGAGAAGGGGAAGCGCATCAATGAACTCCTCGAACTCGTTGGTTTGAAGGAAGCGAGAAAGAGGAAGGTGGGTAAGTTCTCGAAGGGTATGCGTCAGCGTCTGCTCCTCGCCCAGGCGCTCATCAACGACCCTGAGCTTCTTATCCTCGATGAACCCATGACCGGCCTCGACCCGACGGGGATAGCGGAGTTCAAGGAGA is part of the Thermococcus sp. JdF3 genome and harbors:
- a CDS encoding ABC transporter permease subunit, with translation MFWGFQLEFKQSLRTKKLWVILGVMMLLYIPGFYFQKASGEEIETVQQAVSVLIGNINGLGGFFIAILALLMGATAINSEIEKGTLRVAMSKPIRRLGYIGGKFLAHTVVVLMALLLTTLVGIVGLAWLGAPMGSQLVTDSLLLNGLLLLAMVQLIALGYIISTTVKSSSTALGVALVIMFVVFMIMPAIVQFMAAKDTIISDHPDWEAYQEKSKEYKTRYLFYVPTTQIDVIVSDATKVTGDIENPQIEYVGIGGAIGKNLVNLGILLGLTLVYLALAFYRFLRMDLR
- a CDS encoding ABC transporter ATP-binding protein encodes the protein MIRIENLVKVYKDVRALDGLNLEVKPGQVYGFLGPNGAGKSTTILSTLGLIFPQEGRIQLFDHEVFADGRFDENQLVEAKKRVGYMPEHATLWDFLTPEQTLDIIADAFKIPKTEKGKRINELLELVGLKEARKRKVGKFSKGMRQRLLLAQALINDPELLILDEPMTGLDPTGIAEFKE